The sequence ACCGATGCTaaaatattagacttaatttttgcccagttTTTTTCgatccatcactttctgtgatatgtgtttatgcttttttcggttattcttatTTGAAATAGGTATCTTGTGAGGTCATTccgtaagctttcgacttttatctttgtggtgtattctggtgttttgttatcacatgtATGTGTTTTCATTTGATTTTGCACAAAACCAATTTATGATCGTTTCCTATTTCTGAtaatgttagtgctcttacatccaagattagAGAGGTGTATGCCATataatatagtctatcatagatctttgtcctctagtgttttcaaaagtgtatttgtgttgttctttgtgagggaaaaatgtattattaatacgtataataaagaataatgatcagagtatttaattaataaaaaagttgagcgccaactatttttaggagaaaaatagtaaaacaaaacgGAAGATATAAGTAAATTTCGCACTTAAAAAGAGCGTTATCGCTATGTAGCGCCATCTAATTTAGATGACAAAAATCAATGACTGATTAATTCTATTTTGCAGGTATACTCATCTAATTGTGAATTTAGTAGTCCAACTATTCCTTGGTTTTCCATTAGAAATGGTTCATAAATGGAGGGTGCTTACAGTGTACTTCGCAGGTGTCTTAGCTGGCTCTCTAGGTACTTCAGTCACTGATCCTCGTACCTACCTTGCTGGAGCCAGTGCCGGTGTTTACGCTCTTATAACTGGTCATATTGGAACGATATTTATGGTAAGTTTGTTTCTTTGAAGTTAATGATATTTAGATTAAAAAAATGTTGCACTAGTAAAATTTTCGCCTTTTAATATGTGATCCAAGTACATTACCCCTTTGACACTCTGACATGCTCGGTAGTCCGACGCACCTCTCGTCAAGGTCGCCGCCGTGTCTGCTTGTACTGACTGAAACCTGTCGCGGCTATGAATCTCATTCTTACCGGATGCTTCATTTCGTGTGTTTTCTGTGAGCAGTTCGGTTCGATGGGGTTTTAGATACAGATACAGTAATACTTAGTgccaaacttttatttaattcgtTTAGAAAGTTCAGTTCAATGGCGAGAAAAAGTTTAAAACGAAAGCACAAAACGCTGATTTTTTCTTGAACATTTTTGTGGAttccattttataattttaattttaacttggaAGAACAAACAACCACTACTTAGAACAAACTACCACACTAGAACAGACCTTGAAAATGAGAATAATATTTCTATATTTTGTTTTCAATCTAACGTGACAAATGTGTCATAACTCATCTATACTGGTCAATGTCCATAATATTTACTGacaatattccataaaaatctgATTATTGCCCATAATTTCCTACCAACATAAGAACAATTAAACGAAACCTAAGGTTAAGTGCCCATAACCGAATCTGTGAATGTGAAACGGCATCTGTCAGTTAAACTAGGGGTAAAGGTTACTTAACTCCTAGGGTTAACCACTGATTGTAAAACTGGTCGTAAAAGATAAATGGGATATTATTAAGATATGCGAGTGTGGTGAAACTCTATCTGACCTCGAATCCGACTGCGATATCTAGATTCTATGATATTAGACGAGCTACAGTGTACGGTAATCCAAAAGTGTCCGGACACCCGTTTGGTCCCATACATGTCGGATTATCAAGGGACAACTGTACCGCATTTTTCGTTGTTTGTTTAATAGTCTTTTTGTTTATTCTTGTGCTGCTCTTGTCGTTACTTGGTGATTCTTCTTCTCTGTCTGTAAGTGACTTCGATGTAATATAACCTTCTGAGATGTTGTTTAAAAAAGGTGTTTGCTATTAAAGGTTTTTTTCTACACAAAATTGTATAAAGTTATCTTTCATATCGTTTTTTGTGCCAAGACCATTATAAAATCGTAGCTGTCCATTCTACAAAGTCGTAATATTTGTTGACAGATATGAAAATTGTTAATGATAAACAGGATGAAGTTTTTTTAGTGGTCTACTCATAGATAcataatatagtatatataggTCTACTGTTCTTAAATATCGTGATATTGAaagtacattttgtaatttttttttgtatttttggtcTTTTTCTTTCTGGAACACTTTCATTTGACTAAAAACTACTTATTTCATCACTACATAGAGTAAAATTTTTATCCCTATCACTATCTTCGTCTGAAAAATCTCCTAAAAGCTTTTGCAAACGCTTCTACCATTATTTTACTATGCTTTGTGGcatttaatgtattaaaatatgtatatattttttttttcatttttagaaCTGGAATGAAATGGATTTTCCATCAATTCAGCTGGGAATTTTTCTGCTTATTACCTGTATAGATGTTGGTACTTCACTGTACAACAAGTTTTACTTGGAACTAAACGACAATATAGGATACGTTGCGCACGCTTCCGGTGCCATTGCTGGTCTGCTGGTAGGAATTTGGACCTTGAAGAATTTTGTACCTTCCAAAAGAGAAACTTATATATGGTGGGGTGCACTAACTGTTTACATTATATTTATGGGTATTCttatatgtttaaatattttctgGACTGATCATTTTTTAACAGGTGCAAACACATGATGTATGAttattttagtaataattttgtTAAGACTGAATTACTACTGCCATATGGAAAGGGtttaaaaatagtagaaaatgaCATCATTTATGGTTATTTAAGATAAAGACTGAGAATTATGGTGTATGTAGATGATAAAATATTGTTCAAGGCAATTAACTAAAAAAATTTCGAGGTCCACATTTGCATATATACTTTAATCTTTCTATGGGCAATATCCACGTTCTATTTATATTTCATGGGAGTCGATATATGATACAAGAGATATGTAACATTACAATATTGTAAAGTTTGCCTGGTTGGAGGAGCATTCCTCAAAGTGATACTGACAAAAACGGCACAGGAGGATGCTTGATTAATTCTTTTTcaatttaataaatacattaaaaattttcGGAATGTCTCACGAACCATGATTTCCATATGTAAGGTATGTGCAGGTAATATGACCACCTTAAGATCTTTTGTCTGTATTTGGGGCCAAATTCAAGTTTTTATAAAGAGTAACTGTTATTACAGTTATATGGGTTATCtagatatatatttattttataattttaaaaaaagatataaatatgcGATATTTATGACGCAATTAAAAAAATACTGCTGTTGGCCATATTACCAACATGGTGTCAGCAATATGGCCACTCTAAACTAAGTGAATTTTTATGGCTAACTGTAAAACACAACaccaaatatttataaaatagtttcagaataaATGTTAACAGTTTTATTAAATGTTAAGCAAATATAGtgtataaacttaaaaatatattatttttcacTTAGGGCATAAGAATGTATCAATCTTGTCTTTGGCTATGAAACCCATCCACTCTTCGTGGATTTAAGTGCTGCATGTGCTACTTAGCCTTATATCtgtcattcttcttcttcgtcttccttGCATAATTCGCATAACCAAGattcctgtttttttttgttccctTCTTCTTAGAAGGCAAGGATCTCTTTTTTTGTTGCTTTGGGTAATTTTCGTAGCATTGACGAGTCCTTTTCACCATGTATAATATCTGTATTGCCTTCAACATTTTTTAAATCGCTGGGTCTAAATACAAATCGCTACCAAATAGTGACAACTGGAGCTCGACTATTGAGAGTTACTTTTATAGGCTTTTTGCTATTGTACTTGATCTTCAGGTGTTTGGAGCATATTTGTGAATGAAATATCCGAAGTAGAAGAACGAAAAGAGTTGCTACTATCAGTCCAGATAGGCATATTTTGAGCTATTTTTCGGTTGTAATCCCGAAGTAGAATGACCACAGTAATATTTTCGTTGCAAGCTTTAAGTAGACGGGATACAATCATCTGTTTTATTACCAACGTTAGTGGAAATTCCACATCCTCTTTATCTTACTGATGTTCTAGGAGCAAATGCTGTCTCTAGGATAGCGTCTGGGCTGAACGAATAAATTCCTGCAGTTCACTGAGCTGTGTGTATGTGCATTTTATGTTTGAGTGCTTGTGCGCGATTGTTATGTGTGATTGTGTGCATAGGCGTAGCCGATTTTTTTTGTCTGGGTTCCGATGCTGAAACTCGCACCTACCACCCCCTTCACatgtactttttttttaatatccaaCAACTATATTATTTTTGTGTAATGAAAAACATGTTACAATATTTtgaaatctttttttaaattcacAATATATTTGTTAGAACAGTAAATTTTTGAAACgatttgtttttataataaattattgcgTGATCATAAGAAAAATTTGAGTGGTCACATTTAAAAAATCAGATTTACATTAAAAATTCATTGTAACAACATAGAATACCATTCGTGGCTGAAATGGTacgattttttaaaattcgtcAACTACACTATATTTACAGCAAGTTCTTGTTCAAAACAAGGCACCATTGTTGCAAACGATCTTGTAGCATTGTCGATCGAACTTTGGATTTTATTATGCTCAGCGTGCAACTTGTTACAGGAATTATGGAAAATTGTACCATTAGTTAAATATATTACTATACTAAGTTTCATATCTTATTTATTGATTTGGCTTTCATATCTTGATTTGGATTTCTTTTATGCGACAGGTttgctcacttaaatatattactATACTAAGTTTCATATCTTATTTATTTAATAGTACTAAAAATGATCACAGATTAGTTGTTTTTGGAAGTGAACGATCCCAATTTTTGCGCCCCGCGAAAGTTAATGTGGGTTCCACGGCACCCGCTGTGGCTACGCCTATGAGTGTGTCTTATGTCTTATATTCAATCGACATATTTAAAGTTCATGACAAGCTGTTGTCCCTATGTCATATTCTTAGGTGATTCACGGGTGTTTATTTGGTTATACCTGATTTTCACCTATAACCTATTTTAGTCTCTGGTTCTTTATACCCATAGAAATTCCGTATTAACTAATTAAAgctctctttttattttttttttaataaattttttatttaatatcagtctttttttgttatttgtttactTGTAATATGATTTTGACCGGATCTGCCATTGATGGTGGCAGGACCCCAAATCCGATGCTCTCAGATTGTCGTAGTGAAGTTGAAAGGATGTGAGCTGTATGAGTCTAGGACAGTGTTTACCATTTAAgcttttttcaataatttcaaaataaagtgtactattaaaaaatatattttatgtgtTTCTTTCTTGAGTAGTTAGAAATTAAACTATAGGTTAGGCATAAGCCGGAAGCAAAGTATAATTAAGTGAGTGAACAGAAAGGGAAAAAATAAGTTTTGCtataatattttgttattattttgtattaatttattttataatactctataaaaataaaaaaatgtatttagttattttttttgtaattaaatttttttatattatatacatacacATTTGCGTGATAGCAGCATACAATAACATTTTTTTGGGGTTTTTTTTGAGAGTAAAAAACTAGGGGACAGTAAAAATCtgcataaaaaatttatttggtcCGTTTTGTTTGCTTAATCGTGTACAGTTGAGAGCGGTGTTTTATAGATTGCAGAGAGTGCCCTAAAAACCTTGCCTCAATTATTCGCAACCGTACTTTGTCAAAATGAAACCTTAGATGAATTTTTAGAATATAGAGTTAGGTGTTTTGGGAAAAAGTAGTTAGTTAATAGAGGGATATTGATTCAAGTCAACTGtatatcttattttatttatttatgattacTTTTCGCTTTTTTTGCGTAATATACGGGTAATATTAAGGGAAACATTTCGACAAATTATTTCGACcatgtataaaaatattttttagcccTTTTACAAAGATGTCTTAGCATGTTTCCAATTTAATAAGCTTTGAAATATAAATGATATTATGATATGACTTGTGAATTGCttgtaatatttctttttaattttaatgtttacagatgcaatatttttaataaacattcagtatatgtatttacatttaatctaattatttattatacactGTAGATGACACTAGCACTTTAAAATAGGTAATATTGTTGACCAATATTATAACGTTGTGTCAAACGTCATAGTTGTTATTAACTACTCTGaacaatattttttaggtttttcgACATTAAAAAAAATCTCCAGGTTTTTAATGAGTAGGACTTTTCATGAAAAAATACTGTCAGCCATTTTTTCCAACAGACTTCTTGTAAACAAACATgttagcaaagaatatagacgcatgttaggttagtaatataaaacataccaaagaaagtccagttattaaaaaaaataaagtgtcaCAAATAGCAAATCAACTTTTTTAATAGATTATTATTACGATACCTGTACAAAAAAGGAACAACGAAGCGGTGTTGTTTTGCAATATGCAAGAGTGATACACTCTCTAAATTATTTAAAGACaatacatatattattttataaattttctaaagcctatattttgttataaacaatgttatttctttcaaaccaaaaaaatttataaaccaTCACGTAagatgtataatatatattatgtcATTTTCAAATCTGTATGTACGAAAAACATGGCGGCTGATAAAAAGTCCAATTAAACAGTCTTCTTCTAAAAATTCTTTAATCGTCCAGtgacacagaataataaacaatcagaatacccactctgcttgaaaaaataggTATGCGCATCTCGTTTGCGCAGatggaatcagccatgttttagtcggaaccagtgctgtttagtgacattttatctggtgtgcatagaaaaattaacccgatttaatttatttacggcaactatagacatagtacctatgcactattttattcgtacttttagttgaagaatagattaaattatttcatatgtactaaattattaatctctaaaaatttaaattacagttctgtcgaagcttgtcacaaatttctcaattcgagtctatgtttccgtttaaaatatggcgatcgcgtgctgacaagcttcaaaggcggcatctaagagtggacattctgattgttatttattatgTGGTATGGACAGATATGTTGAGTTGAGttatgtcaaaataaaaaaatttcaatataaatttagtacattaaaataaagaaaaaatttacgCTGTCGCTGGTTAACAATAAATAAGTTATTTATCGTCACATTGGCGTACGAACTAAGAATTACAAAAATTGTTACCTAAATTTTATGAACAATTATAGCTTTACAAGCACCGACTACTGATTATCTATTTTTTTTACTCCGAAACTACCAAAAAGGAATCACTTAGTTCTTATTTAATTGTAGCAATTATATCTaagattatatttatataatttagtgTAGTTATGAAGTATTATTTGTTTATAGTGAaactataaatatatttgaattaCCTCCACAATTAATTTTGTATTGAAATTTTCAAcattataaatttttgttataaaaaataaatatttacaaatacatGATCGTTCTTATTTTATAGCGTATTAGACATTCCGCAAGGGATTAATGAATGGCTGGATTCACTTGCAAATTCCAATTCATAGTAGCAGAtccattttgacgtgacaacgtcttaaattaggttgtggctcggagtcattcatgaaaaagtgtaacgcccgctcacgtctgttacgatgagtcaccgaacgagagagaggcccgccggaccggcgaatgccttgcgtctctctcccactcaaacatgatcggtccgctgcgcgcgcagcactagagaattaggcgcgttgaatcggtgcgtgcttgtgtctctgtctttctcgagcgttcttggcgttcaagacacattacagcagaaacacttcctttcatttcatatttctcctatcctcaacaaaatcactcaaatagaaattagttaagtttaagtttatatgtacaatgttttagtaaacaaaatatatttctatagttaaaatttgtgcaattcttattttcattcaattccttgttcctattgtgcaatttaataatattcatatcaataaatattctaccgagaaaaagacgttgtcacgtaaaatcttcgcccgtaaaaccgactttacaggcaaccgatttttttggaTTTTATGGTGctgcaattttaatttttgtggcaGGTGTGTAGCTCGAATCATGAAATAATTTACTCGCTTGTTATGGTGGCACCACACTTCGCTATGTGTTATTCGTTATTGTAACGTTCGTcactttttaattataatttaaacatAGTCTTTTATAAGCCCTAGGGGAAAGGGGAATAGTGGCCGCCTAAGCATTTTGGTTTATTTATACTGCTACATAGCTTTAAAAATTATACTGTTAACGTAAATTGTACTTCAAACTCtacgaaaaatttttaaacagaaaaaaaaattaaaacggttTTTCAGACTTCTGCTAGTGGCCATATTTATCCGCTGCCCAGGGTTAAAACTGGCCACTGCCACTATTACCcccatttaaaaaataattaaa is a genomic window of Diabrotica undecimpunctata isolate CICGRU unplaced genomic scaffold, icDiaUnde3 ctg00002878.1, whole genome shotgun sequence containing:
- the LOC140432120 gene encoding protein rhomboid-like yields the protein MNEENYEPNDEEHFHIGKIFIYDPYKREEAWRYLTYMFVHIGYTHLIVNLVVQLFLGFPLEMVHKWRVLTVYFAGVLAGSLGTSVTDPRTYLAGASAGVYALITGHIGTIFMNWNEMDFPSIQLGIFLLITCIDVGTSLYNKFYLELNDNIGYVAHASGAIAGLLVGIWTLKNFVPSKRETYIWWGALTVYIIFMGILICLNIFWTDHFLTGANT